In Candidatus Defluviilinea gracilis, the genomic window TGGATCGCCGCGCGGTTGATCTCATCCTCAGGCTGGAGTTTGACGGTCTCGCCTTCGGGGGGCCAGAAGCCATAATTCAAAAACGTGACCGGCGCATTGCCAACGCGCCGCGTGAGATATTGATACCAATGTTTCCAAAAGAGTTGTTTGAAGGCGGGCATGAAAATCTCCTCGATTTGACCGGTAAAACACGGAAATTGATCTTTCGTCGCTTGGGATTCCGATAGGGTAATCGCATTAGAAAATCTCGAGGCTCAAAACACGGTGTTTTGCCTTCGAATCCGCTAATCTTCGCCAATCTGCGCGAATTTTTCCGAGAAAGATTAGCGTGAATTCGTGAGGATTAGCGGACAAAAAATCCAAATGCGATTGCCCTTGGGAGTCCGACGGATCTGGCAACTCACAGAAAACACTGTTGTATAATATGAAATATGGCAATGAGTTCACGCCTGCAAGGATTCATTCAAATTCTCCGTGAGCAACGCCCTCGCCTTATGGAGCAATACAACGTCGCCGCGTTGGAAATCTTTGGCTCGCACATCCGCCATGAAGAACGAAAAGATAGTGATCTTGACATTCTAGTGAC contains:
- a CDS encoding nucleotidyltransferase family protein, with amino-acid sequence MSSRLQGFIQILREQRPRLMEQYNVAALEIFGSHIRHEERKDSDLDILVTFTKAPSLLMFVHLENQLSDLLGIKVDLVMKDSLKPAIGKSILKEAMPV